One window of the Salvia miltiorrhiza cultivar Shanhuang (shh) chromosome 6, IMPLAD_Smil_shh, whole genome shotgun sequence genome contains the following:
- the LOC130989524 gene encoding paired amphipathic helix protein Sin3-like 2 isoform X1, with translation MKRLRDEVFMNPQFKRPFGSSSSRGESYGPAQAPSGGGTAGGGGGGGGTSGGGGGGGGGGGGGGSSNGGGNGVSTSGAGVAAGSTQKLTTNDALSYLKQVKDMFQDQREKYDRFLDVMKDFKAQRIDTAGVIARVKELFKGHPNLILGFNTFLPKGYEITLTDEEEAPPKRTVEFEEAISFVNKIKKRFQNDDHVYKSFLDILNMYRKEHKGITEVYQEVAALFDDHADLLEEFTRFLPDTSATAPAPHASFCRHPFNRYDDRSSALPAMRQSHLDKQRQRRDRVIDPNGERDLSVERPETDDDKTVMKLHKEKKHSDRENRDRRNRDQDDRDPDTENNGDISMHRLSDKRKSARKVEDFGGNSTLAPYDDKDALKSMYSHEFTFCEKVKERLRSADDYQAFLKCLHIYSTEIITRKELQSLVADLLGKYPDLMEGFNEFLERCERIGNGFLAGVMGKTETLWNEGNSSKSVRIDEKEKEPKREVEGGKEKDRQILKYWGKSIQELDLSNCQRCSPSYRLLPEDYPIASASQRSELGAQVLNDHWVSVTSGSEDYSFKHMRRNQYEESLFRCEDDRFELDMLLESVTSTAKRVEELLNSMNNNSIGSGGPIRIEDHFTALNLRCIERLYGDHGLDVTDILRKNQSLALPVILTRLKQKQEEWTKCRSDFNKVWAEIYSKNHYKSLDHRSFYFKQQDSKNLSTKSLVAEIKEIKEKQQKEDDVLLSIAAGSRHVISPNMEFEYNDSDVHEDVFRIIKYSCEEVCSTKDQLNKVLRFWTTFLEPILGVHSRLRDSETDDDHAATKRQTLKGSTTNLVESEGSPNGNATTTNSKLPKSNCNGNSSSSPERANVSRTDFINVGTLNKEGIAVASGERVANCDIAGTSAPDVNPGCSGNSSRVINGPIEESNEGKPNTDNMFSSEGGETSRLNQSTTGELAEGSRLTSYNGDHADPSKIEKEEGELSPNGDFEDNFGAYPDGSLQTLPEKNRGTVGMQGQAASHDEICVDTAGENDVDADDEDSENISEAAEDVSGSESAADECSREEHEEEEDGEHDDIDGKVESEDEAENTSEAHYHGGDGASVPQSERFWLTCKPLSKHVASLLGGDEKKDRHVFYGNDTFYVLFRLHQTLYERILSAKVNSVSRESKWRTTKEASSDPYERFMSALFSLLDGSSDNAKFEDDCRSLIGNQSYVLFTLDKLIYKLVKQLQTVATDENDLKLLQLYEYEKSRKPEKYVDSVYYENVHVMLHEENIYRLECTSNSTRLSIQLMDDGCEKSEVVAVSVDPNFATYLHNDYLSVHHGKKESSAIMLKRNMRKYSNLDESTAFCRATENVLIMNGLECKMAATSSKISYVLDTEDFFIRLGRRKERLKERHSQKAQARIERFRQFLASSVS, from the exons GTACGGACCAGCACAAGCTCCCAGCGGCGGTGGCACtgctggtggcggcggcggcggcggcgggactagtggtggtggtggtggaggaggaggaggaggaggtggtggtggcagTAGTAATGGTGGTGGGAATGGGGTTAGTACCAGTGGTGCCGGTGTCGCTGCTGGTAGTACACAAAAACTAACTACGAATGATGCATTAAGTTATCTTAAGCAAGTTAAGGATATGTTCCAAGATCAAAGGGAAAAGTATGATAGGTTCCTTGACGTTATGAAAGATTTCAAGGCCCAAAG AATTGATACTGCTGGTGTCATTGCGAGGGTGAAGGAATTGTTTAAAGGACACCCTAATCTAATCCTTGGATTTAATACATTCTTGCCGAAGGGCTATGAAATTACCCTAACTGATGAGGAGGAGGCTCCTCCAAAAAGGACAGTTGAGTTTGAAGAGGCTATCAGTTTTGTGAATAAAATTAAG AAACGTTTTCAAAATGATGATCATGTTTATAAATCTTTCCTAGACATCTTGAATATGTACCGGAAGGAACACAAGGGGATAACTGAGGTCTACCAAGAG GTTGCAGCACTTTTTGATGATCATGCTGATCTTCTTGAAGAGTTCACTAGATTTCTACCTGATACTTCAGCGACTGCTCCAGCACCTCATGCTTCTTTTTGTAGACATCCTTTTAATCGGTATGATGATAGGAGCTCTGCCTTGCCTGCAATGCGTCAGTCACATTTAGACAAG CAGCGGCAACGGAGGGACAGGGTTATTGACCCTAATGGAGAGAGAGATCTTAGTGTTGAGCGTCCAGAAACGGATGATGATAAAACAGTTATGAAGTTGCACAAGGAGAAGAAGCATAGTGACAGGGAAAATAGGGATAGGAGAAACCGTGATCAGGATGATAGAGATCCTGACACTGAGAACAATGGCGATATTAGTATGCACCGACTTTCTGACAAAAGAAAGTCTGCTCGAAAAGTTGAAGACTTTGGTGGAAATTCGACTTTGGCACCATATGATGATAAAGATGCATTAAAAA GTATGTACAGCCATGAATTCACATTTTGTGAAAAGGTCAAAGAGAGGTTGCGCAGTGCTGATGATTACCAGGCATTCTTAAAATGCCTTCACATTTACAGTACAGAAATCATCACTAGAAAGGAATTACAGAGCTTG GTTGCTGATTTACTTGGAAAATATCCAGATCTTATGGAGGGCTTCAATGAATTTTTGGAGCGTTGTGAGCGGATTGGTA ATGGATTTCTGGCTGGTGTAATGGGCAAAA CAGAAACATTATGGAATGAAGGAAATTCCTCAAAATCTGTGAGGATAGATGAAAAGGAGAAAGAACCAAAGCGTGAAGTGGAAGGAGGGAAAGAGAAGGATAGGCAGATTCTAAAATACTGGGGGAAGTCCATTCAGGAGCTCGACCTTTCCAATTGTCAACGTTGCAGTCCGAGTTATCGGCTTCTTCCTGAAGAC TATCCAATAGCCTCAGCTAGCCAGAGGTCAGAGCTTGGTGCTCAGGTTCTAAATGATCACTGGGTGTCTGTGACATCTGGTAGTGAGGATTACTCTTTTAAGCACATGCGAAGAAACCAATATGAAGAAAGTCTATTTAGATGCGAAGATGACAG GTTTGAGCTGGACATGTTGTTGGAGTCTGTCACCTCAACTGCCAAGCGAGTAGAGGAACTCTTGAACAGTATGAATAATAACTCAATTGGTTCAGGTGGCCCAATACGAATAGAGGACCATTTTACAG CTCTCAATTTAAGATGCATTGAACGTCTATATGGTGACCATGGTCTTGATGTGACTGACATTTTGCGTAAAAATCAATCTCTGGCTTTGCCTGTTATCCTAACACGTCTGAAGCAGAAGCAAGAGGAGTGGACTAAATGTCGATCTGATTTCAACAAAGTTTGGGCTGAAATATATTCTAAGAACCACTACAAGTCTCTTGATCACCGCAGCTTCTATTTCAAGCAACAAGATTCAAAGAACTTGAGCACAAAAT CTTTAGTGGCAGAAATCAAAGAAATCAAGGAGAAACAACAGAAGGAGGATGATGTACTTCTTAGTATTGCTGCTGGAAGCAGGCATGTTATCAGTCCAAACATGGAATTTGAATACAATGATTCTGATGTTCATGAAGATGTCTTTAGGATTATCAAGTACTCCTGTGAGGAGGTCTGTTCAACAAAAGATCAACTGAATAAAGTGTTGAGGTTCTGGACAACTTTTCTTGAGCCAATACTTGGTGTTCATTCCCGACTTCGTGACTCGGAGACTGATGATGATCATGCTGCCACTAAACGTCAAACACTGAAAGGTAGCACAACAAACTTAGTTGAAAGTGAAGGCAGCCCTAATGGGAATGCTACAACCACGAACTCGAAGCTGCCAAAATCTAACTGCAATGGTAACTCCAGTAGTTCACCTGAAAGAGCAAATGTCAGCAGAACTGATTTCATCAATGTGGGTACGTTGAACAAGGAAGGAATAGCTGTGGCATCTGGTGAAAGAGTAGCAAATTGTGACATAGCTGGTACTTCAGCACCCGATGTTAATCCTG GGTGTAGTGGAAATTCTTCACGAGTGATTAATGGTCCAATCGAGGAAAGCAATGAAGGGAAACCTAATACAGACAATATGTTTTCCTCAGAG GGCGGGGAGACATCGAGattaaatcaatcaacaacTGGAGAGTTAGCAGAAGGTTCTAGACTTACTTCATATAATGGGGATCATGCGGATCCTagtaaaattgaaaaagaagAGGGCGAACTGTCTCCTAATGGAGATTTTGAAGACAATTTTGGTGCATATCCAGACGGTAGTTTGCAAACCTTGCCTGAGAAAAATCGTGGGACTGTTGGGATGCAAGGTCAAGCGGCCAGTCATGATGAGATATGTGTAGATACTGCTGGTGAAAATGATGTAGATGCTGATGATGAAGACAGTGAAAATATTTCTGAGGCTGCAGAAGATGTTTCAGGCAGCGAGTCTGCTGCTGATGAATGTTCAAGGGAAGAACACGAGGAAGAGGAAGATGGAGAGCATGATGACATTGATGGTAAAGTTGAGAGTGAAGATGAGGCTGAGAATACTAGTGAAGCTCACTATCATGGTGGAGATGGTGCATCGGTACCACAGTCTGAACGATTTTGGCTGACCTGCAAGCCTCTATCAAAGCATGTGGCTTCCCTATTAGGAGGGGATGAAAAGAAGGATCGACATGTTTTCTATGGGAATGACACATTTTATGTGCTCTTTAGGTTGCATCag ACACTGTATGAAAGAATATTATCCGCTAAGGTGAATTCAGTATCTCGTGAATCAAAATGGAGAACCACGAAGGAAGCAAGTTCTGATCCTTATGAGAG GTTTATGAGTGCTTTATTTAGTTTACTTGATGGATCTTCTGATAATGCCAAATTTGAAGATGATTGTCGATCTTTGATTGGAAACCAGTCATATGTGCTTTTCACACTGGATAAGTTGATATATAAGTTGGTGAAACAG CTCCAAACTGTTGCAACTGATGAGAACGACCTGAAGCTGCTTCAGTTGTATGAATATGAGAAGTCCAGAAAGCCCGAGAAGTATGTTGATTCAGTTTATTATGAAAATGTCCATGTCATGCTGCATGAAGAGAATATATACCGGCTTGAATGT ACATCTAATTCAACCCGCTTATCCATCCAATTGATGGATGATGGATGTGAGAAGTCTGAAGTTGTTGCAGTTTCAGTAGATCCTAATTTTGCAACCTATCTTCACAATGATTATCTTTCAGTTCATCATGGAAAAAAGGAGTCATCTGCAATTATGCTGAAGAG GAATATGCGCAAGTATAGTAATTTGGATGAATCTACAGCTTTCTGCAGGGCCACAGAAAATGTCCTGATCATGAATGGTTTGGAATGTAAGATGGCTGCCACCTCATCTAAG ATCTCATACGTCCTTGACACAGAGGACTTCTTTATTCGTCTGGGAAGGAGAAAGGAGAGATTGAAAGAACGACATTCACAGAAAGCCCAGGCAAGGATAGAACGGTTTCGCCAGTTTTTAGCGTCTTCTGTGAGTTAG